The following proteins come from a genomic window of Eulemur rufifrons isolate Redbay chromosome 24, OSU_ERuf_1, whole genome shotgun sequence:
- the DMPK gene encoding myotonin-protein kinase isoform X2 gives MSAEVRLSQLRQLVLDPGFLGLEPLLDLLLGVHQELGASDLTQDKYVADFLQWAEPIVGKLKEVRLQRDDFEILKVIGRGAFSEVAVVKMKQTGQVYAMKIMNKWDMLKRGEVSCFREERDVLVNGDRRWITQLHFAFQDENYLYLIMEYYVGGDLLTLLSKFGERIPAEMARFYLAEIVMAIDSVHRLGYVHRDIKPDNILLDRCGHIRLADFGSCLKLRADGTVRSLVAVGTPDYLSPEILQAVGGGPGPGSYGPECDWWALGVFAYEMFYGQTPFYADSTAETYGKIVHYKEHLSLPLEDTGVPEEARDLIQRLLCPPETRLGRDGAGDFQKHPFFFGLDWDGLRDSVPPFTPDFQGATDTCNFDVVEDGLTAMVSGGGETLSDMQEGVPLGVHLPFVGYSYSCMALRDREVLPGPTPMELEAEQLPEPHVQAPSLEPTVSPPEETAEVAVPEDIPEAEAEAEVTLRELQEALEEEVLTRQSLSRELEAIRTANQNFASQLREAEARNRDLEAHVRQLQEQMELLQAQGAAAVTGLPSPRATDPPSHLDGPTAVALGQCPLVGPGPMHRRHLLFPARVPRPGLSEALSLLLFAAALALAAALGCAGLAAYAGYLAPPWRCPGVAFAP, from the exons ATGTCAGCCGAGGTGCGGCTAAGTCAGCTCCGGCAGCTGGTGCTGGACCCCGGCTTCCTGGGGCTGGAGCCCCTGCTCGATCTTCTCCTGGGCGTCCACCAAGAGCTGGGCGCCTCCGACCTGACCCAGGACAAGTACGTGGCTGACTTCTTGCAGTGGG CGGAGCCCATCGTGGGGAAGCTTAAGGAGGTCCGACTGCAGAGGGATGACTTCGAGATTCTGAAAGTGATCGGACGCGGGGCGTTCAGCGAG GTAGCGGTGGTGAAGATGAAGCAGACGGGCCAGGTGTACGCCATGAAGATCATGAATAAGTGGGACATGCTGAAGAGAGGCgag GTCTCGTGCTTCCGTGAAGAGAGGGACGTGTTGGTGAATGGGGACCGGCGCTGGATCACGCAGCTGCACTTCGCCTTCCAGGACGAGAACTACCTG TACCTGATCATGGAGTACTACGTGGGCGGGGACCTGCTAACGCTGCTGAGCAAGTTCGGGGAGCGGATCCCGGCCGAGATGGCGCGCTTCTACCTGGCCGAGATAGTCATGGCCATAGACTCTGTTCACCGGCTGGGCTATGTGCACAG GGACATCAAACCAGACAACATCCTCTTGGACCGCTGCGGCCACATCCGCCTGGCTGACTTCGGCTCCTGCCTCAAGCTGCGGGCAGATGGAACG GTGCGATCGCTGGTGGCTGTGGGCACCCCAGACTACTTGTCCCCCGAGATCCTGCAGGCTGTGGGCGGCGGGCCCGGGCCAGGCAGCTACGGGCCGGAATGTGACTGGTGGGCGCTGGGCGTGTTCGCCTATGAAATGTTCTACGGGCAGACGCCCTTCTACGCCGACTCCACAGCCGAGACCTATGGCAAGATTGTCCACTACAAG GAGCACCTGTCTCTGCCACTGGAGGACACAGGGGTCCCTGAGGAGGCTCGAGACCTCATCCAGCGGCTGCTGTGTCCCCCGGAGACAAGGCTGGGCCGGGATGGAGCAGGCGATTTCCAGAAGCATCCTTTCTTCTTTGGCCTTGACTGGGATGGTCTCCGCGACAGCGTTCCCCCCTTTACTCCAGACTTCCAGGGTGCCACTGACACGTGCAATTTTGATGTGGTGGAGGACGGGCTCACTGCCATGGTGAGCGGGGGCGGG GAGACACTGTCAGACATGCAGGAAGGCGTGCCGCTGGGGGTCCACCTGCCTTTCGTGGGCTACTCCTACTCCTGCATGGCCCTCAG ggaCAGGGAGGTCCTCCCAGGCCCCACACCCATGGAACTGGAGGCCGAGCAGTTGCCTGAGCCACATGTGCAAGCGCCCAGCCTGGAGCCCACGGTGTCCCCACCAGAGGAAACA GCTGAAGTGGCAGTTCCAGAAGATATTCCGGAGGCAGAGGCCGAGGCTGAGGTAACGCTGCGGGAGCTCCAGGaggccctggaggaggaggtgcTCACCCGGCAGAGCCTAAGCCGGGAGCTGGAGGCCATCCGCACGGCCAACCAGAACTTCGCCAG TCAACTACGTGAAGCCGAGGCCCGGAACCGTGACCTGGAGGCACACGTCCGGCAGCTGCAGGAGCAGATGGAGTTGCTTCAGGCCCAGGGAGCCGCAG cTGTCACGGGGCTCCCCAGTCCCCGGGCCACGGATCCACCTTCCCAT CTAGATGGCCCCACGGCCGTGGCTCTGGGCCAGTGCCCGCTGGTGGGGCCAGGCCCCATGCACCGCCGCCACCTGCTGTTCCCTGCCAGG GTCCCTAGGCCTGGCCTATCGGAGGCGCTTTCCCTGCTCCTGTTCGCCGCTGCTCTGGCTCTTGCCGCCGCCTTGGGCTGCGCTGGGTTGGCGGCCTACGCCGGCTATCTCGCCCCGCCCTGGCGCTGCCCGGGAGTCGCCTTCGCCCCCTGA
- the DMPK gene encoding myotonin-protein kinase isoform X8, translating into MSAEVRLSQLRQLVLDPGFLGLEPLLDLLLGVHQELGASDLTQDKYVADFLQWAEPIVGKLKEVRLQRDDFEILKVIGRGAFSEVAVVKMKQTGQVYAMKIMNKWDMLKRGEVSCFREERDVLVNGDRRWITQLHFAFQDENYLYLIMEYYVGGDLLTLLSKFGERIPAEMARFYLAEIVMAIDSVHRLGYVHRDIKPDNILLDRCGHIRLADFGSCLKLRADGTVRSLVAVGTPDYLSPEILQAVGGGPGPGSYGPECDWWALGVFAYEMFYGQTPFYADSTAETYGKIVHYKEHLSLPLEDTGVPEEARDLIQRLLCPPETRLGRDGAGDFQKHPFFFGLDWDGLRDSVPPFTPDFQGATDTCNFDVVEDGLTAMETLSDMQEGVPLGVHLPFVGYSYSCMALRDREVLPGPTPMELEAEQLPEPHVQAPSLEPTVSPPEETAEVAVPEDIPEAEAEAEVTLRELQEALEEEVLTRQSLSRELEAIRTANQNFASQLREAEARNRDLEAHVRQLQEQMELLQAQGAAGP; encoded by the exons ATGTCAGCCGAGGTGCGGCTAAGTCAGCTCCGGCAGCTGGTGCTGGACCCCGGCTTCCTGGGGCTGGAGCCCCTGCTCGATCTTCTCCTGGGCGTCCACCAAGAGCTGGGCGCCTCCGACCTGACCCAGGACAAGTACGTGGCTGACTTCTTGCAGTGGG CGGAGCCCATCGTGGGGAAGCTTAAGGAGGTCCGACTGCAGAGGGATGACTTCGAGATTCTGAAAGTGATCGGACGCGGGGCGTTCAGCGAG GTAGCGGTGGTGAAGATGAAGCAGACGGGCCAGGTGTACGCCATGAAGATCATGAATAAGTGGGACATGCTGAAGAGAGGCgag GTCTCGTGCTTCCGTGAAGAGAGGGACGTGTTGGTGAATGGGGACCGGCGCTGGATCACGCAGCTGCACTTCGCCTTCCAGGACGAGAACTACCTG TACCTGATCATGGAGTACTACGTGGGCGGGGACCTGCTAACGCTGCTGAGCAAGTTCGGGGAGCGGATCCCGGCCGAGATGGCGCGCTTCTACCTGGCCGAGATAGTCATGGCCATAGACTCTGTTCACCGGCTGGGCTATGTGCACAG GGACATCAAACCAGACAACATCCTCTTGGACCGCTGCGGCCACATCCGCCTGGCTGACTTCGGCTCCTGCCTCAAGCTGCGGGCAGATGGAACG GTGCGATCGCTGGTGGCTGTGGGCACCCCAGACTACTTGTCCCCCGAGATCCTGCAGGCTGTGGGCGGCGGGCCCGGGCCAGGCAGCTACGGGCCGGAATGTGACTGGTGGGCGCTGGGCGTGTTCGCCTATGAAATGTTCTACGGGCAGACGCCCTTCTACGCCGACTCCACAGCCGAGACCTATGGCAAGATTGTCCACTACAAG GAGCACCTGTCTCTGCCACTGGAGGACACAGGGGTCCCTGAGGAGGCTCGAGACCTCATCCAGCGGCTGCTGTGTCCCCCGGAGACAAGGCTGGGCCGGGATGGAGCAGGCGATTTCCAGAAGCATCCTTTCTTCTTTGGCCTTGACTGGGATGGTCTCCGCGACAGCGTTCCCCCCTTTACTCCAGACTTCCAGGGTGCCACTGACACGTGCAATTTTGATGTGGTGGAGGACGGGCTCACTGCCATG GAGACACTGTCAGACATGCAGGAAGGCGTGCCGCTGGGGGTCCACCTGCCTTTCGTGGGCTACTCCTACTCCTGCATGGCCCTCAG ggaCAGGGAGGTCCTCCCAGGCCCCACACCCATGGAACTGGAGGCCGAGCAGTTGCCTGAGCCACATGTGCAAGCGCCCAGCCTGGAGCCCACGGTGTCCCCACCAGAGGAAACA GCTGAAGTGGCAGTTCCAGAAGATATTCCGGAGGCAGAGGCCGAGGCTGAGGTAACGCTGCGGGAGCTCCAGGaggccctggaggaggaggtgcTCACCCGGCAGAGCCTAAGCCGGGAGCTGGAGGCCATCCGCACGGCCAACCAGAACTTCGCCAG TCAACTACGTGAAGCCGAGGCCCGGAACCGTGACCTGGAGGCACACGTCCGGCAGCTGCAGGAGCAGATGGAGTTGCTTCAGGCCCAGGGAGCCGCAG GTCCCTAG
- the DMPK gene encoding myotonin-protein kinase isoform X7: MSAEVRLSQLRQLVLDPGFLGLEPLLDLLLGVHQELGASDLTQDKYVADFLQWAEPIVGKLKEVRLQRDDFEILKVIGRGAFSEVAVVKMKQTGQVYAMKIMNKWDMLKRGEVSCFREERDVLVNGDRRWITQLHFAFQDENYLYLIMEYYVGGDLLTLLSKFGERIPAEMARFYLAEIVMAIDSVHRLGYVHRDIKPDNILLDRCGHIRLADFGSCLKLRADGTVRSLVAVGTPDYLSPEILQAVGGGPGPGSYGPECDWWALGVFAYEMFYGQTPFYADSTAETYGKIVHYKEHLSLPLEDTGVPEEARDLIQRLLCPPETRLGRDGAGDFQKHPFFFGLDWDGLRDSVPPFTPDFQGATDTCNFDVVEDGLTAMVSGGGETLSDMQEGVPLGVHLPFVGYSYSCMALRDREVLPGPTPMELEAEQLPEPHVQAPSLEPTVSPPEETAEVAVPEDIPEAEAEAEVTLRELQEALEEEVLTRQSLSRELEAIRTANQNFASQLREAEARNRDLEAHVRQLQEQMELLQAQGAAGP; the protein is encoded by the exons ATGTCAGCCGAGGTGCGGCTAAGTCAGCTCCGGCAGCTGGTGCTGGACCCCGGCTTCCTGGGGCTGGAGCCCCTGCTCGATCTTCTCCTGGGCGTCCACCAAGAGCTGGGCGCCTCCGACCTGACCCAGGACAAGTACGTGGCTGACTTCTTGCAGTGGG CGGAGCCCATCGTGGGGAAGCTTAAGGAGGTCCGACTGCAGAGGGATGACTTCGAGATTCTGAAAGTGATCGGACGCGGGGCGTTCAGCGAG GTAGCGGTGGTGAAGATGAAGCAGACGGGCCAGGTGTACGCCATGAAGATCATGAATAAGTGGGACATGCTGAAGAGAGGCgag GTCTCGTGCTTCCGTGAAGAGAGGGACGTGTTGGTGAATGGGGACCGGCGCTGGATCACGCAGCTGCACTTCGCCTTCCAGGACGAGAACTACCTG TACCTGATCATGGAGTACTACGTGGGCGGGGACCTGCTAACGCTGCTGAGCAAGTTCGGGGAGCGGATCCCGGCCGAGATGGCGCGCTTCTACCTGGCCGAGATAGTCATGGCCATAGACTCTGTTCACCGGCTGGGCTATGTGCACAG GGACATCAAACCAGACAACATCCTCTTGGACCGCTGCGGCCACATCCGCCTGGCTGACTTCGGCTCCTGCCTCAAGCTGCGGGCAGATGGAACG GTGCGATCGCTGGTGGCTGTGGGCACCCCAGACTACTTGTCCCCCGAGATCCTGCAGGCTGTGGGCGGCGGGCCCGGGCCAGGCAGCTACGGGCCGGAATGTGACTGGTGGGCGCTGGGCGTGTTCGCCTATGAAATGTTCTACGGGCAGACGCCCTTCTACGCCGACTCCACAGCCGAGACCTATGGCAAGATTGTCCACTACAAG GAGCACCTGTCTCTGCCACTGGAGGACACAGGGGTCCCTGAGGAGGCTCGAGACCTCATCCAGCGGCTGCTGTGTCCCCCGGAGACAAGGCTGGGCCGGGATGGAGCAGGCGATTTCCAGAAGCATCCTTTCTTCTTTGGCCTTGACTGGGATGGTCTCCGCGACAGCGTTCCCCCCTTTACTCCAGACTTCCAGGGTGCCACTGACACGTGCAATTTTGATGTGGTGGAGGACGGGCTCACTGCCATGGTGAGCGGGGGCGGG GAGACACTGTCAGACATGCAGGAAGGCGTGCCGCTGGGGGTCCACCTGCCTTTCGTGGGCTACTCCTACTCCTGCATGGCCCTCAG ggaCAGGGAGGTCCTCCCAGGCCCCACACCCATGGAACTGGAGGCCGAGCAGTTGCCTGAGCCACATGTGCAAGCGCCCAGCCTGGAGCCCACGGTGTCCCCACCAGAGGAAACA GCTGAAGTGGCAGTTCCAGAAGATATTCCGGAGGCAGAGGCCGAGGCTGAGGTAACGCTGCGGGAGCTCCAGGaggccctggaggaggaggtgcTCACCCGGCAGAGCCTAAGCCGGGAGCTGGAGGCCATCCGCACGGCCAACCAGAACTTCGCCAG TCAACTACGTGAAGCCGAGGCCCGGAACCGTGACCTGGAGGCACACGTCCGGCAGCTGCAGGAGCAGATGGAGTTGCTTCAGGCCCAGGGAGCCGCAG GTCCCTAG